The Candidatus Accumulibacter similis genome has a segment encoding these proteins:
- the rsmB gene encoding 16S rRNA (cytosine(967)-C(5))-methyltransferase RsmB: MENQRLPSPPSAPSSRARRVRSGTSVGQPDRLPPDSLAFSLLLAARVLAAVRGGQSLAQALAPLAGEAAPARAAAQDAAYATLRRYGCGEFLLRRLLARSLPHAEAEALLLAALYRLQSRPETAYVVVDQAVAAAGDIAGGAFKGLVNGVLRNYLRQREALERAMLDDDEARNQHPAWWLKRLRRGYPDSWQQIVTLGNRPPPMTLRVNQRRIGVADYAARLQAAGLVARPVGAASLLLARAVAVGALPGFADGLLSIQDAGAQRAAELLAPRAGQRVLDACAAPGGKTCHLLERAEVELLALDIEEGRVRKIRDNLRRLRLSATVVLADCRRTADWWDGRAFDAILADVPCSSSGVVRRHPDIKYLRRESDIRRFVHLQREIIDALWPLLKAGGRMLYATCSVFDDENAAQIDAFLFRQPAARRLLEERLLPEEEHDGFYYALLEKAA; the protein is encoded by the coding sequence ATGGAAAACCAGCGCTTGCCATCACCACCATCCGCCCCGTCGTCGCGCGCCCGGCGAGTGCGCAGCGGGACGTCTGTCGGCCAGCCCGATCGCCTGCCACCCGATTCGTTGGCCTTCAGCCTGCTTCTGGCGGCGCGTGTCCTCGCTGCCGTGCGCGGCGGACAGAGCCTGGCGCAAGCCCTCGCGCCGCTTGCCGGCGAGGCGGCGCCGGCCCGTGCCGCGGCCCAGGATGCTGCCTACGCGACACTGCGGCGCTATGGTTGTGGCGAGTTCCTCCTGCGACGTTTGCTCGCCAGGTCGTTGCCGCATGCTGAAGCCGAGGCGCTTCTCCTGGCGGCGCTGTATCGCCTGCAGTCTCGACCGGAGACCGCCTACGTGGTCGTCGATCAGGCGGTGGCTGCGGCCGGCGATATCGCGGGTGGCGCCTTCAAGGGACTGGTGAACGGCGTCTTGCGCAACTATCTGCGGCAGCGCGAAGCGCTCGAGCGAGCGATGCTCGACGACGACGAGGCCCGGAACCAACATCCGGCATGGTGGTTGAAGCGACTTCGTCGTGGCTACCCGGATTCCTGGCAGCAGATCGTTACACTTGGCAACCGCCCGCCGCCGATGACCCTGCGCGTCAACCAGCGGCGCATAGGCGTCGCGGACTACGCTGCGCGGCTGCAGGCGGCAGGCCTTGTCGCGCGGCCGGTCGGCGCCGCTTCGTTGTTGCTTGCTCGAGCCGTTGCCGTGGGCGCACTCCCCGGTTTTGCCGACGGCCTGCTGTCGATCCAGGATGCGGGCGCGCAGCGTGCCGCCGAATTGCTGGCGCCGCGCGCGGGCCAGCGCGTGCTTGATGCCTGTGCGGCGCCGGGAGGCAAGACCTGCCATCTGCTGGAACGGGCCGAGGTCGAACTGCTGGCACTGGACATCGAGGAGGGCCGGGTACGAAAGATCCGGGACAACCTGCGTCGCCTGCGGCTGTCGGCGACGGTGGTGCTGGCGGATTGTCGAAGGACCGCCGACTGGTGGGACGGGCGAGCCTTCGACGCGATTCTTGCCGACGTGCCCTGCTCGTCTTCAGGTGTCGTGCGCCGGCACCCGGATATCAAGTACCTGCGCCGCGAGAGCGACATCAGGCGGTTCGTTCACCTGCAGCGGGAGATCATCGATGCGCTGTGGCCATTGCTGAAGGCCGGCGGAAGAATGCTCTACGCGACCTGCTCAGTGTTCGACGACGAGAATGCCGCGCAGATCGACGCCTTTCTCTTTCGCCAGCCGGCTGCCAGGCGCCTGCTCGAAGAACGACTCCTGCCCGAAGAAGAACATGACGGATTCTATTATGCGCTACTGGAGAAAGCTGCTTAG
- a CDS encoding DUF4390 domain-containing protein gives MRYWRKLLSCCLFGLLLLSGPSSSLAVDISVRNPMLSPGDEGYVLSADFNINLNPRLDDAIARGVTLYFVVDFELTRARWYWLDEQVISRSQTFQLSYHALTRQYRLSSGALHQSFASLDDAQRILSRLRSWLVLERGAVRPGESYQAAVRMRLDLSQMPKTFQVNALANRDWNLSSDWARWIFSPAEFVVPAASAVVPVPVAVPDSR, from the coding sequence ATGCGCTACTGGAGAAAGCTGCTTAGCTGCTGCCTTTTCGGTCTGCTGCTTCTGTCAGGACCGTCCAGTAGCCTGGCTGTGGACATCAGTGTCCGCAATCCGATGCTTTCACCCGGCGACGAAGGCTATGTGCTGTCAGCGGACTTCAACATCAACCTCAACCCTCGCCTCGACGATGCCATAGCACGCGGCGTCACTCTCTACTTCGTGGTCGACTTCGAACTGACCCGGGCGCGCTGGTACTGGCTTGACGAGCAGGTCATCAGCCGCAGTCAGACGTTCCAGCTCTCGTACCATGCACTGACCCGCCAGTACCGCCTGTCGAGCGGCGCGCTGCACCAGAGCTTTGCTTCGCTCGACGACGCGCAGAGGATACTGTCGCGCTTGCGCAGCTGGCTGGTCCTCGAGCGGGGTGCCGTCCGGCCTGGTGAGAGCTACCAGGCAGCCGTCCGCATGCGCCTCGACCTGAGCCAGATGCCGAAGACCTTCCAGGTCAACGCTCTCGCCAACCGCGACTGGAACCTTTCATCGGACTGGGCGCGCTGGATCTTCAGCCCGGCCGAGTTCGTCGTACCGGCGGCGTCCGCCGTCGTACCCGTTCCCGTAGCCGTCCCCGACAGCAGATGA
- a CDS encoding HAMP domain-containing protein, whose amino-acid sequence MKSLIVAAASFGGILLFLLASASANTALFASHYPWLLGLNAIVALSLLALIAWQLHVLWREHRAQVFGSRLKLRLMLMFGLMAVLPGVLIYAVSVQFVTKSIETWFDVRVEKALEAGLNLGRSALDSLLEDLTVKGQIMALELAERSEAQRRLDLNRLREQHGVQSAALFSTSGELLATATGDLATLLPSQPSGEQLLVARKERRYAVIEGSGEKDLKLRVLIAVMPAGLGVETRLLQLIDPVPGALAVNADRVQTVYADYQELSLGREGLTRIYAMTLTLTVLLALFTAIALAFVLARRLSAPLSILAEGTQAVAAGDYTPRQAVYSRDELGILTRSFKQMTSQLDEVRRDNERHRSELEAARAYLESILANLSAGVLVFDRRLVLRTVNQGALSILADDFDGLLGQPTDLWARQQELGRAINSAFVHHERREWQEEIELDHAGGLPQILLLRGTELPAESHGGYVVVFDDVTRLIAAQRSAAWGEVARRLAHEIKNPLTPIQLSAERLQMKLADHLSGADAEMLDRATRTIITQVQAMKRMVNDFSDYARLPAPDLAAVDLNALIAEVLGLYETSRVQIKRKLAARLPLVLGDATQLRQIIHNLLRNAEDAQEGAVAPCIVIVTRCAENSAELVVKDHGPGFPPEIIARVFEPYVTTKARGTGLGLAIVKKIVDEHHGRITINNRQPVGAEVSISLPLAPQPNSDSRSKKTPSGT is encoded by the coding sequence ATGAAGAGCCTGATCGTTGCCGCCGCCTCCTTTGGCGGCATCCTGCTCTTTCTGCTTGCCTCGGCGAGTGCGAACACCGCGCTCTTCGCCAGCCACTATCCGTGGTTGCTCGGCCTCAACGCGATCGTCGCGCTTTCGCTGCTGGCACTGATCGCCTGGCAGTTGCACGTGCTCTGGCGGGAGCACCGGGCGCAGGTCTTTGGCTCACGTCTCAAGCTGCGCCTGATGCTCATGTTTGGCCTGATGGCGGTCCTGCCTGGCGTGCTGATCTATGCCGTTTCCGTCCAGTTCGTGACCAAGAGCATCGAGACCTGGTTCGACGTTCGCGTCGAAAAGGCCCTCGAAGCCGGTCTCAACCTCGGGCGCAGCGCGCTCGATTCGTTGCTCGAAGACTTGACGGTCAAGGGGCAGATCATGGCGCTCGAACTCGCCGAGCGTTCGGAAGCACAACGACGGCTCGACCTGAACCGGCTGCGTGAGCAGCACGGGGTGCAGTCGGCGGCCCTGTTCTCTACCAGCGGCGAACTGCTGGCGACGGCGACCGGCGATCTGGCGACGCTGCTGCCGTCGCAGCCAAGCGGCGAACAACTGCTCGTCGCGCGCAAGGAGCGACGCTATGCGGTCATCGAGGGCAGTGGCGAGAAGGATCTCAAGCTGCGCGTCCTGATTGCCGTCATGCCGGCCGGCCTCGGTGTCGAGACTCGCCTCCTGCAGCTCATCGACCCGGTGCCCGGCGCTCTGGCGGTCAACGCTGATCGAGTGCAGACGGTGTACGCGGATTATCAGGAGCTGTCGCTGGGTCGCGAGGGCCTGACGCGCATCTATGCCATGACGCTGACGCTGACCGTGCTGTTGGCACTTTTCACGGCGATCGCCCTGGCCTTCGTTCTGGCCCGTCGCCTGTCGGCGCCGCTGTCGATCCTCGCCGAGGGTACCCAGGCCGTGGCTGCTGGCGATTACACGCCGCGTCAGGCCGTCTACAGCCGTGACGAACTGGGTATCCTGACCCGTTCGTTCAAGCAGATGACCAGCCAGCTCGATGAGGTACGCCGCGACAACGAACGCCATCGGAGCGAACTGGAAGCTGCGCGCGCCTACCTCGAATCGATCCTCGCCAACCTCTCTGCCGGCGTTCTCGTCTTCGACCGACGCCTGGTGCTGCGAACCGTCAATCAGGGCGCGCTGAGCATCCTGGCGGACGACTTCGACGGCTTGCTCGGCCAGCCGACGGATCTCTGGGCGCGGCAGCAGGAACTCGGCAGAGCGATCAACAGTGCGTTTGTCCACCACGAGCGTCGCGAATGGCAGGAGGAGATCGAACTCGATCACGCGGGTGGCCTGCCGCAGATTCTTCTCCTGCGTGGAACCGAACTGCCCGCCGAATCGCATGGCGGCTACGTCGTCGTTTTCGACGACGTGACGCGGCTGATCGCGGCGCAGCGCAGCGCAGCCTGGGGCGAGGTGGCACGTCGTCTGGCGCACGAGATCAAGAACCCGCTGACGCCGATCCAGCTCTCCGCCGAGCGACTGCAGATGAAGCTTGCCGATCACCTGAGCGGTGCCGACGCCGAGATGCTCGACCGTGCGACGCGGACGATCATCACCCAGGTGCAGGCGATGAAGCGCATGGTCAACGATTTCAGCGACTATGCGCGGTTGCCGGCGCCGGATCTGGCAGCGGTCGACCTGAACGCACTGATCGCCGAGGTACTGGGCCTTTACGAGACTTCGCGCGTGCAGATCAAGCGCAAGCTCGCCGCCCGGTTGCCCTTGGTCCTCGGGGACGCCACGCAGTTGCGACAGATCATCCACAATCTTCTGCGCAACGCCGAGGACGCGCAGGAAGGGGCAGTGGCACCATGCATCGTCATCGTCACCCGCTGCGCGGAGAATTCGGCGGAGCTTGTGGTGAAGGACCATGGCCCTGGATTTCCGCCCGAGATCATCGCACGCGTCTTCGAGCCCTACGTCACCACCAAGGCCCGCGGCACGGGACTGGGCTTGGCGATCGTCAAAAAGATCGTCGATGAGCATCATGGGCGCATCACCATCAACAACCGTCAGCCGGTCGGCGCGGAGGTCAGCATCAGTCTGCCCCTTGCTCCGCAGCCGAACTCCGACAGCCGTTCCAAAAAGACTCCTTCCGGGACCTGA
- a CDS encoding sigma-54-dependent Fis family transcriptional regulator, translating into MAQVLIVDDEMGIRELLSEILADEGHSVWLAENAAAARRLRAERRPDLVLLDIWMPDTDGISLLKEWSAGGLLTMPVVMMSGHGTIDSAVEATRIGATDFLEKPIALQKLLLTVKKALKHETLLVKKPLTLDAFAHSPLLKDLKRRLEQAAAKTSVLLLKSASGAIAEICARTLQTPLTPWLDLSTASSALTQEMLQKASGGILFIADLAHLGKLQQMSLAFALERLERLNLQLVAASSRPLAALVESGWDAALVSRLGEVWVALPQISGHADDVPEIASLLLAHLAERGEVPLRHFSSGAQNALRLHRWHGEWAELLGTVRNLALSALDEEISADDVTRILQTEVAENGVTQALPASFFDQPLREAREAFEKMYFEYHLTGERGSMTRLAEKTGLERTHLYRKLKQLGLNIGRRGDERD; encoded by the coding sequence ATGGCGCAAGTACTGATCGTCGACGATGAAATGGGTATTCGAGAACTCCTTTCCGAGATCCTGGCCGACGAAGGCCACTCGGTATGGCTGGCGGAGAATGCCGCAGCAGCGCGCAGGCTGCGTGCCGAAAGGCGTCCGGACCTCGTTCTCCTCGACATCTGGATGCCGGACACCGACGGCATCTCGTTGCTCAAGGAGTGGTCGGCCGGCGGCCTGTTGACCATGCCGGTGGTGATGATGTCGGGTCATGGCACGATCGATTCGGCGGTCGAGGCGACGCGCATCGGCGCGACCGATTTTCTCGAGAAGCCGATTGCGCTGCAGAAACTGTTGCTGACCGTCAAGAAGGCGCTCAAACACGAGACGCTGCTGGTCAAGAAGCCGCTCACCCTCGATGCGTTTGCCCACTCGCCTCTGCTCAAGGACCTCAAGCGCCGCCTCGAGCAGGCCGCCGCGAAGACGTCGGTGCTGCTGCTGAAGAGCGCCTCGGGGGCGATTGCCGAAATCTGTGCCCGCACGCTGCAGACGCCGCTGACCCCCTGGCTCGATCTATCGACGGCCAGTTCGGCGCTGACGCAGGAGATGCTGCAGAAGGCCAGCGGCGGCATCCTCTTCATCGCCGATCTGGCGCACCTCGGCAAGCTGCAACAGATGAGCCTGGCCTTTGCCCTCGAGCGACTGGAGCGACTCAACCTGCAACTGGTGGCTGCTTCCAGCCGGCCACTGGCGGCGCTTGTCGAGTCGGGTTGGGATGCGGCGCTGGTGAGTCGGTTGGGCGAAGTGTGGGTCGCTCTGCCGCAGATCTCGGGGCACGCCGACGATGTTCCTGAGATCGCCTCGCTGCTGCTGGCGCATCTGGCAGAGCGTGGCGAGGTGCCCTTGCGCCATTTCTCCAGCGGTGCCCAGAATGCGCTGCGTCTGCACCGCTGGCACGGTGAATGGGCCGAGCTGCTTGGCACGGTGCGCAACCTTGCCCTGTCAGCGCTCGACGAGGAGATCAGCGCCGACGACGTGACCCGTATTCTGCAGACCGAGGTGGCAGAAAACGGGGTGACGCAGGCCTTGCCGGCAAGCTTCTTCGACCAGCCGTTGCGCGAGGCGCGCGAGGCCTTCGAGAAGATGTATTTCGAGTACCATCTGACCGGAGAACGAGGTAGCATGACGCGCTTGGCGGAGAAGACCGGTCTCGAACGGACGCACCTCTATCGCAAGTTGAAGCAGCTTGGCCTCAACATCGGCCGGCGCGGCGACGAGCGCGACTGA